The proteins below come from a single Candidatus Rokuibacteriota bacterium genomic window:
- the queF gene encoding preQ(1) synthase has product MPSRPGKQLEVVPNPHPDRDYEVALEIPEFTCLCPKTGQPDFATIRITYVPDRNLVELKSIKLYIWSYRDEGAFHEDVTNRILNDFVAAAGPRWIEVVGDFSVRGGIKTVVRATHGKRPEI; this is encoded by the coding sequence ATGCCGAGCCGGCCCGGGAAGCAGCTCGAGGTCGTCCCGAACCCGCATCCCGACCGCGACTACGAGGTCGCGCTCGAGATCCCCGAGTTCACCTGCCTCTGCCCCAAGACGGGCCAGCCGGACTTCGCCACCATCAGGATCACGTACGTCCCCGACCGGAACCTCGTCGAGCTCAAAAGCATCAAGCTCTACATCTGGTCATACCGAGACGAGGGAGCCTTCCACGAGGACGTGACCAACCGAATCCTGAACGACTTCGTGGCGGCGGCCGGGCCGCGCTGGATCGAGGTGGTCGGCGACTTCAGCGTGCGCGGCGGCATCAAGACCGTCGTGCGCGCCACCCACGGCAAGCGCCCCGAGATCTGA
- a CDS encoding DMT family transporter: protein MLEHRSLDPKGAALALLLAALWGANPVAIKLGLSDVAPLQMALLRFVVSAVAISAYALASGRPDVFVIRPGEAKPIWSLGLLFVLQIALMNVGLERTTAAHGVIVLNSYAIHTVVFAHFMIPGDRLTPRKLAGVLVAYSGVIILFGRSFTTSSSTLLGDLIVALSALLLGERIVYIAKTVQRVDPVRLMLYQSVIGSVGFFLISLAAESGRPTRWTTTLIVSIFFQGVIIGGFNFVMNARLLQIYRPSALATVALTTPIWGVLIAAAIGGEALAPELVLSTLLVVVGIALTMRR from the coding sequence TCCCGTTGCCATCAAGCTCGGCCTCTCCGACGTCGCGCCGCTCCAGATGGCGCTCCTGCGCTTCGTGGTCAGCGCCGTTGCGATCTCCGCCTACGCTCTGGCGAGCGGTCGTCCCGACGTCTTCGTGATCCGCCCCGGCGAGGCCAAACCGATCTGGTCGCTCGGCCTCCTCTTCGTGCTCCAGATCGCGCTCATGAACGTCGGCCTCGAGCGCACCACGGCGGCCCACGGCGTGATCGTGCTCAACTCCTACGCCATCCACACCGTGGTCTTCGCCCACTTCATGATTCCCGGCGACCGGCTGACCCCGCGCAAGCTCGCCGGAGTGCTCGTGGCCTACAGCGGCGTCATCATCCTCTTCGGGCGCAGCTTCACGACGTCGAGCAGCACGCTTCTGGGCGACCTCATCGTCGCGCTCTCCGCGCTGCTGCTGGGCGAGCGCATCGTCTACATCGCCAAGACGGTCCAGCGCGTCGATCCGGTGCGCCTCATGCTCTACCAGTCCGTCATCGGCAGTGTGGGCTTCTTTCTGATCAGCCTCGCCGCGGAGTCCGGACGGCCCACCCGCTGGACGACAACGCTCATCGTGTCGATCTTCTTCCAGGGTGTCATCATCGGCGGCTTCAACTTCGTCATGAACGCGCGGCTCTTGCAGATCTACCGGCCGAGCGCGCTCGCCACCGTGGCCCTGACCACGCCGATTTGGGGCGTGCTGATCGCCGCCGCGATCGGGGGGGAGGCGCTGGCGCCGGAGCTCGTCCTCTCCACACTGCTCGTGGTGGTCGGCATCGCGCTGACCATGCGCCGGTGA
- a CDS encoding DUF2071 domain-containing protein has product MKTIRRPLLTARWSNLAILTYEVPPALLDPHLPAGLELDKRGGSAFASLVAFDFQDTRVWGVAWPGLRRFPEINLRFYVRQGNRRGVVFIREFVPQPLVSWLARAIYNEPYLVAPIESGVAEEASAIVTIRRLRWRGRSHAIEVTGNKPAVRPGEDSEEHFFKEHQWGFGRDRRGRTLVYEVRHPLWDVYPVRSWSLDFDWAALYGPSWGFLSAEKPASVVLAAGSPVSVYPRGLL; this is encoded by the coding sequence ATGAAGACCATCCGCCGCCCGCTCCTCACGGCGCGGTGGTCGAACCTCGCGATCCTGACGTACGAGGTGCCGCCGGCGCTGCTCGACCCTCACCTGCCTGCGGGGCTCGAGCTCGACAAGCGCGGCGGGTCGGCGTTCGCGAGCCTGGTCGCCTTCGATTTCCAGGACACTCGAGTGTGGGGCGTCGCGTGGCCCGGCCTGCGCAGGTTCCCCGAGATCAATCTTCGCTTCTACGTCAGGCAGGGTAATCGCCGCGGCGTCGTCTTCATCCGCGAGTTCGTGCCTCAGCCCCTTGTCTCATGGCTTGCGCGCGCGATCTACAACGAGCCCTACCTGGTCGCGCCGATCGAGAGCGGCGTCGCGGAAGAGGCGTCGGCGATCGTGACCATACGCCGCCTGCGCTGGCGCGGGCGCTCCCACGCCATCGAGGTCACCGGGAACAAGCCCGCTGTCCGGCCGGGAGAGGACAGCGAGGAGCACTTCTTCAAAGAGCACCAGTGGGGATTCGGGCGCGACAGGCGGGGCCGGACACTGGTCTACGAGGTCAGGCATCCGCTCTGGGACGTCTACCCGGTGCGCTCGTGGAGCCTCGACTTCGACTGGGCGGCGCTCTACGGCCCGAGCTGGGGCTTCCTGTCAGCCGAAAAGCCGGCGTCCGTCGTGTTGGCGGCGGGGTCGCCCGTGTCCGTCTACCCGCGCGGGCTCCTCTAG